A region from the Rhodamnia argentea isolate NSW1041297 chromosome 7, ASM2092103v1, whole genome shotgun sequence genome encodes:
- the LOC115734663 gene encoding vitellogenin-2-like, translated as MFSHPRGIFKLLRSFSSTNQGMCSEIGSPPRVSFSYDPGPRDSTTGESIKAGSGSFCLSDRNSDFEFSICQSFDYESSSADELFANGMILPVQIQQRNNTATPNGTSKREGEALPSSLLPPIPCPPSDETKKKASIKEIAVSSLDSEEKSISKSFWGFRRSSSLNSEGVQKKSLTCSFPLLLRSNSTGSAPNPKKAPQKQPSIPLPKSPSLSSSSSSSTSCFSSSNVNSRPQKPPLKKNHSHGTYYGHRFRISPVLNVPTPSISKGTANFLGLGSFLRSGKDKKIRR; from the exons ATGTTCTCACATCCCCGTGGCATCTTCAAGCTTCTGAGAAGTTTCTCCTCGACGAA TCAAGGGATGTGCTCAGAAATAGGTAGTCCTCCTCGTGTGTCATTTTCATATGATCCGGGGCCAAGAGATAGCACAACAGGGGAATCCATCAAGGCTGGATCAGGTTCCTTCTGCCTTTCGGACAGGAACTCCGATTTCGAGTTCAGCATCTGTCAAAGCTTTGACTATGAATCTTCTTCGGCTGACGAGCTTTTCGCGAATGGAATGATTCTTCCTGTCCAGATTCAACAGAGAAACAACACTGCTACTCCAAATGGGACTTCAAAACGTGAAGGTGAAgcacttccttcttctttacttCCTCCAATCCCATGTCCTCCAAGTGATGAgaccaaaaagaaagcaagCATAAAGGAGATCGCAGTGTCAAGCTTGGACTCAGAGGAAAAGTCCATCTCCAAGTCTTTTTGGGGGTTCAGGAGGAGTTCAAGTCTCAACTCAGAAGGCGTGCAAAAAAAGAGCTTGACCTGTTCATTCCCACTTTTGTTGAGAAGCAATTCGACCGGCTCGGctccaaatcccaaaaaagcACCACAGAAGCAACCATCTATTCCATTGCCAAAATCACCGTcgttgtcgtcttcttcttcatcatcgacaTCATGCTTTTCTTCAAGTAATGTGAATTCAAGGCCTCAAAAgcctccattgaagaagaatcACAGCCACGGAACATACTATGGGCACAGATTTAGAATTAGTCCAGTATTGAACGTTCCAACTCCTTCCATTTCGAAAGGGACCGCTAATTTCCTAGGTTTGGGTTCGTTTCTGCGGAGTGGAAAGGATAAGAAGATTAGGAGATGA